In Thermodesulfobacteriota bacterium, the following proteins share a genomic window:
- a CDS encoding XRE family transcriptional regulator — protein sequence MDNKQNGVRIRLLRQHLNKNQEEFASAIGYNRSYISNIEKGRTPVTERLFLLIEQAFGANPEWLRSGLGEMFKNKVISAKSDYPPAAESHPFNSDDLRHWQPGHNIGHYAKEEIVLAPVYNEADAGEALRNYSSPEPIDWVPVKARWLSDHILLVRVRGDSMEANIPDGSVVFVDMNQKDIIDGKAYLLEVPYIGATVKRVYIDYQKIILKPDNPMHKEKVFPLEALERDELRIIGRVIRVITTEV from the coding sequence ATGGATAATAAACAAAATGGGGTGAGGATAAGGTTACTAAGACAACATTTAAACAAGAATCAAGAGGAATTCGCCTCGGCGATTGGGTATAACCGGAGTTACATCTCTAACATAGAAAAGGGAAGGACCCCGGTCACCGAGCGTCTTTTTCTGCTCATAGAACAGGCTTTTGGAGCCAATCCTGAGTGGTTACGGAGTGGCCTAGGTGAAATGTTCAAGAATAAAGTCATTTCGGCGAAAAGCGATTACCCTCCGGCAGCAGAATCACATCCTTTTAATTCCGACGACCTAAGGCATTGGCAGCCGGGTCACAATATCGGGCATTATGCCAAGGAGGAAATCGTGCTTGCCCCGGTTTATAACGAAGCCGATGCTGGGGAGGCTCTCCGGAATTACTCTTCACCGGAACCTATAGACTGGGTCCCGGTAAAGGCAAGGTGGCTCTCGGACCACATACTCCTGGTAAGGGTCAGGGGCGACAGTATGGAAGCCAATATCCCGGACGGGTCTGTCGTATTTGTAGATATGAACCAGAAGGACATCATCGACGGCAAGGCCTATCTATTGGAGGTTCCCTACATCGGGGCCACGGTTAAAAGGGTTTACATCGATTATCAAAAAATAATCTTAAAACCGGATAATCCGATGCACAAAGAGAAGGTATTCCCACTCGAAGCGTTGGAAAGGGATGAGCTCCGGATAATAGGCAGGGTAATAAGGGTGATAACGACTGAGGTATAA